A window of Argopecten irradians isolate NY chromosome 14, Ai_NY, whole genome shotgun sequence contains these coding sequences:
- the LOC138307836 gene encoding uncharacterized protein, with amino-acid sequence MNLSDDHGLIVKDDVIQIKNFNKRAIGRIIIKQCGNEGCIDNDEKTSMRRLLQEVIDYLPKQSNRVWENATVTIYDINGNTLKITSGKGGNQFFVNHNDKGATTVYPKRLEWRSILYKSFESFQRFLLFTQNKFNNTPSSSESTVNKYTSGWMKIPVKIIEIGCQLLYSVRNKCKSSTSEDDNKTDTEDSPSLYYDDELILMH; translated from the exons ATGAATCTCAGTGATGACCATGGACTAATTGTAAAG GATGACGTCATCCAGATAAAGAATTTCAATAAGAGAGCAATAGGCCGCATCATAATCAAACAATGTGGAAATGAAGGTTGTATAGACAACGACGAGAAAACGAGTATGCGCAGACTACTACAGGAAGTGATCGATTACCTACCAAAACAGAGTAATCGAGTATGGGAAAATGCTACAGTAACCATTTACGACATCAACGGCAATACACTAAAAATAACAAGTGGAAAGGGGGGAAATCAGTTCTTTGTTAACCACAATGATAAAGGTGCAACAACCGTATATCCAAAACGATTAGAATGGCGGAGCATTCTCTACAAGTCCTTTGAAAGTTTTCAACGATTCTTGCTCTTCACCCAGAATAAATTTAACAACACTCCATCTTCATCTGAATCAACCGTAAATAAATACACATCAGGATGGATGAAAATTCCCGTCAAGATCATAGAAATTGGTTGCCAATTGTTATACTCAGTCAGGAATAAATGTAAATCGTCTACATCTGAAGATGATAACAAAACTGACACCGAAGACAGTCCAAGTCTTTATTATGATGATGAACTTATTCTTATGCACTAA